A region of the Nitrospinota bacterium genome:
GGCGAGACCACGATGGACGTCTATGATTTTGACGGCGCGGCGGAGAAGAACGTGGCCAACCGCGTCAAAGGCGCGTTCGACTTTATGGCCGCTTCATACTCCGCCAGGCTCGGGCAGGCGTACCAGGACGCCATGGCGATGGTGGAAGTTTACGACGAGTATGGCCGGCTGGCGGCGGACCGGAAGAAGATGGGGAGCGCCACGAGGGACAAGCGCTATGCGGACGCCAGGTCCGCCATGGCAAGGTTTGAGCAAGAGGCGGACTTTGCGCGGCTGGAAAAAGAGTTCGCCGAAAAACTGGGAGTGGAGCTTGACCACAAGGAATTGGAAATAGCGCGCCAGTACCACTATTGGCCGATGATCGGGAACGAGATCGCGGCTTTGGCCGGTCCATCTCTTGCCAAGGGGATAGTGGCCCGGAAAGGGCAGATGCCCATTTCATCAGTCAAGGGGATCACCTTGCGTGACACCTCTTCGGGCTCGGAGCGCACCATGCATAACTTTGACGACATTTACGACATGCCGGGCGCCATCAAACGCATACGCGACGACGCGGGCGCCAGGCCCGTGGCCGGCCGTCCGGCCATGCGTAAAATGGCGGCCCACTTGGCCCAGAAACTAATCCAGCCGAACGTCAATTTCAACATGAAGGAGACGGACCTGCGCCGTGACCTTGCCGCAAGCGAGGCCAAGCCTGTGTATTACAGGCTGCAGCGCGGCGAGATGATAGTGCGGGAAGGGGAGCGCGTCACGCAGAACCATGTGGACAAGCTTGCGGCGGTGGCGGGAAGCCAGGAGTCGCGCGGGAGGTTCAAGGCGTTCTTCGGCCTTTTGATGGTAAACCTGCTGCTTATGACCATGTCCGCCTTTTTCCTCAAGAAATTCCACGAGGACATAGCCGGTTACCCCAGGTTGCAGGTGATGATGGCGGCGCTTATCGCCTCGCACCTGGCAATTTTGTGGGTGTCGTCGCAGGTGTTCACAATGTTCCTGCCCCAGACCCCGAGGATAGACCTTTCCACCTACATGCTGGCGGCTCCTTTGGCCTTCGGCCCGATGATAGTCTCCATTTATTTCACCTCCGAGCTGACGGTGCTTTTCTCGGTGGCGGCGGCGGCTTTCACTTTGATCATGTTCCGCGGGATGCCAACGCTGGCGCTGCTAACCATCGCGGGGGGGCTTGTGTGCGCCCACCAGGTGAGGGGATACAGCAGGCGCGCCTCGGTGCTCAAGGCGGGGCTTGTGGTGGCGATGGTCAATTTCATCATCGTGCTGGCCATAGACATGACGGGCCAGCGGCTTAGCCTGGACGACAGGCTGGCCGACCTTGTGTTCGCCGTGGCGGGCGGGGCTATGGCCTCGCTGCTGGTCTCAGGCGGGCTGCCGGTGATAGAGAGCGTTTTCCCGGTGGTCTCCGACATCAAGCTTCTGGAGATAGCGAACCTGAACCATCCGCTTTTGCGAAGGATGATCCTGGAGGCGCCGGGCACATACCATCATTGCATGATGGTGGGCAACCTGGCGGAGGAGGCATGCAAGACCATCGGGGCCAACGCGCTGCTTGCCAGGGCGGGAGCCCTTTTCCACGACATCGGCAAGATGAAGATGCCGGAATACTTCGTCGAAAACCAGCGGGACGGGGTGAATCCCCACGACAAGCTCACGCCATACATGAGCACCCTTATCGTGACCAACCACATAAAGGAAGGGATGGAGCTGGCGCGCCAGAACAGGCTTTTGCCACAGGTGGCGGCCATGATACCGGAGCACCACGGCACGCAGCTTGTCCGCTATTTCTACGCCAAGGCCAAGGAGGCAGAGGACAGCACGCGCGACCAGGTGAAGGAAGTTGACTTCCGGTATCCCGGGCCGATACCAAGCTCCAAGGAGTCCGCCATAGTCGCCCTGGCCGACAGCATCGAAGCGGCCGCCCGCGCCTGCGCGGAGCCGACGCCGGGGACGCTAAAGTCCATCGTCACCGAAGTGATAAACGACAAGTTCATCCAAGGACAGTTGGACAACAGCCATCTAACGCTAAAGGACCTGGCCGAAATCGCCCACAGCTTCGTCCACGTCCTCGCCGCCATCCATCACCACCGGATACGATATCCGGAGATGCCGGTGGAGCGGGACAGGAGGCAGGCCAATGCGGACACGGATTCTCCGGCGATCGAAAAAGGGGCCTGACGCCCGCGCCTTAAGGGGGGCGGCGGCTGTGATCCTTGAAAGCCTTGAGCTGGGAAATACCGAGCTTAGCGTCCTTGTCACAGGAGACAAGGAGATGTGGGGGCTCAACCTGCGATACAGGGGGAAAGACAAGCCGACGGACGTGCTTTCATTCTCCCAGACGGAAGGTGAATTCGGCGATATCGAGCCGGGGGTCCTGGGTGACGTGGTGATATCCGTGGACACGGCGCAAAGGCAGGCCGATGAAAAGGGGCACTCCCTGCAAAGGGAGATGGACATACTTTTAATCCACGGAATCCTCCATCTGGCCGGCTACGACCACGAGAAGGGAAGATCGGAAGCCGCAAAGATGAAGGCGAAGGAAAAGCAGTTGCTTGCGGCGCTGGAAAAAAAAGCTGTATAGGGGCGTATATTGTCATTATGGAAAAAATCAAAGGGGTAATTTTATGAAAATAAAGAAAATGCCGGCCTTTTTGTTAAACAGAGGGCTATTGGCCATTGCCATCATGTCCATCGCCGCCACCGGCGCATGGGCCGATTCCGCGCCATCCCCGGACGGGGCTCTTATGCTTCTCAAGGAAGGTAACGACCGGTATGTTTCCGGCAAAAGCACCCATCCCCGGCAGGACGCCGCCAGAAGGGGAGAAGTGGCCAAGGGGCAGAATCCCTTCGCCGTAATTCTCTCCTGCTCCGATTCGCGCGAGCCGGTGGAGCTGATTTTCGACCAGGGTATCGGTGACCTGTTCATCGTCCGCATCGCGGGCAACGTGGCGGACACCGACGAGATAGGCTCCATCGAGTATGGCGCGGGGCATTTGAAATCGCCGCTGGTGGTGGTGCTGGGCCACACCAAATGCGGGGCGGTGACGGCGGTGGTCAAAGGCGAAAAAGTTCACGGCTCCATCCCGAAGCTTGTGGACAACATAATCCCGGCGGCGAAAAAGGCGAAAGCCGCCAAGCTGGACGCCAAGAGCACGGATGAAGTGGTGGCAGAGGCGATCAAGACCAACGTGTTCCAGTCCATCGAGGACCTTTTGAAAAAGAGCGGTGAGGTGGCCGAGCTTATGAAAAAGGGGGAGCTTAAGGTGATAGGCGCTGTCTATGACATCGAGAGCGGAAAAATCGAATGGCTCGGCCCGCATCCGGAACAGGCCAGGTTTTTGACACAGGGGCGCAAGGAGAGCGGCAAAGGCCACGCGGAGCATTAATCAAGGATTTTGAAAATGGCGGCCCTTTGCGATGGGCCGCCTTTTTTTATTTGGGGAACACAGCGCTTGGTAAAATGTATAATTGAAAAAACGGTATGAGCGAAGAAAAACCACTTTGGGCGCCATGGCGCATCGAGTACATCCTGGGCGAGAAGCCGCAGGGGTGCGTTTTCTGCCAGATGCCCAAGGACAACGACGACAAGGGCCACCGCATCCTCCATCGCGGCAATACCTGCTACCTTATCCTGAACATATATCCATATAACAACGGGCACCTGATGATCGTCCCTTTCCGCCATATGTGCGACTATACGGGGCTGACGGACGAGGAACTGGCCGAATCGGCGGAACTGACCAGGCTTGGGATGCAGATATTGAACGAGGCGATGAAACCGGACGGATTCAACGTCGGCATAAACCAGGGGAAGGCGGCCGGAGCGGGGATAGACGAGCATCTGCATATCCACATAGTGCCGCGCTGGAACGGGGACAACAATTTCATGCCGGTCATCGGCCAGACCAAGGTGATCCCCCAGCACCTGACCGAGACATATGGCATCCTCGCCGCCGCGCTCCGGCGCAAATGAGGCAGTTGTAAAATGTCCATCCAGACGCCGATGATGCGCCAGTACATGGCGATGAAAAAGGAGCATCCGGACGCCATCCTGTTTTTCCGCATGGGCGATTTCTATGAGATGTTCGGGGAGGACGCCGTGGTGGCTTCCAAGGCCATGAATATAGCCCTCACCTCGCGGGACAAGGGGGCGGAGAACCAGACCCCCATGTGCGGCGTGCCGTTCCACGCCGTGGAGACATACCTTGCCCGGATGATAAAGCAGGGATTCAAGGTGGCCATCTGCGAGCAGATGGAGGACCCGAAGCTTGCCAAGGGAATCGTCAAACGCGAAGTGATACGGGTGGTCACCCCCGGCGCGGTGGTTGAGCCATCCATGCTCGACGACCGTTCCCACAATTTCCTCGCCGCCGTGGCGCCCTCGAAACGGGGATTCGGGCTGGCGGCGGCGGATCTTTCCACCGGGCTTTTGCGGGTGTGCGAGTTTGCCGGGGAAGCGGCGCTGGCCGATTTTTTGAACGAACTCGACCGCATCGAGCCGCGCCAGATAATCGTGCCGGACAATCTGGACGAGGCGCATCCTCCGCTGTTCAAGGCCCTTTCCGCATACGGCAAAACGCTGGACAAGGTTGACGGGTGGATATTCGGATACGAGACCGCGCGCCAGTCGCTGCTTGAACAGCTAAAGGTATTGAGCCTCGACGGTTTTGGGCTGGAGGGGATGGACCTTGCCATAATGGCTGGCGGCGCGGCGGCGCATTACCTGCGGGACACTCAGAAAGGCGCCGTCAAAAGCATCAACCGCGTTGTGATCCACAATCCAACCGGTTTGATGACCCTGGACCCGGCCACGCGGCGGAATCTGGAACTGACAAAAAACCTGATGGACGGCGGCAGGAGCGGATCGTTGTTGGGATTGCTGGACGACACGATGACCCCTATGGGGGGGCGCATACTCAAGGAGTGGATACTAAAGCCGCTACTGTCCGTCGAGGCGATACGCGAACGGCACGCCACTGTGCGCCGGTTTTTCAGCGACACGGCGCTGGCCGATTCCGCCCGCTTCGCGCTCTCCGGCATGGGCGATCTGGAAAGAACGGCGGGGCGCGTCGCCCTGCCGATATGTTCACCGCGAGACCTTCTGGCGCTGGGCCAGTCGCTGGCAAAACTTCCGGCGCTGCGGGAGGCGGTGTGGCGGGTGGACACCGCAATTGGAGACGCCTGGCGGGCGCTGTGGGACGACGTTGCCGACCTGCGCGATCTTTTAGAACGGGCCATGTCGCCCGACGCTCCGGCGGCGGCGCGGGACGGCGGGTTCATCAAGCACGGTTATAACGAAAGGCTGGACGACCTTAAGTCAATTCAGACCGATTCGCGGCGGACGCTTTTGAAACTCGAGGAGGAGGAAAAAGCGCGCTCCGGCATCGCGAATGTGAAAATAAAATACAACAAGGTGTTCGGGTATTTCATCGAGGCGCCGCGCAGGCTGGCCGACAACGTTCCATCAGACTGGATGCGAAAACAGTCCGTCTCCAACGCGGAGCGGTTCATATCGCCGAAGCTTAAGGAACTTGAGGACGCGATATTGAACGCGGAGGAGCGGGCGCTATCGCTGGAGCTGGAGCTTTTCGAGGACCTGAAAGCCAGGACCGTGGAGCAGATCCACCGGGCGCAGACAATGGCGGCCGTGGCGGGGGAAGTGGACACTCTGGCGGCGCTGGGGCATGTGGCCAGGCGGAACGGATACACCGAGCCGGAGGTGGACGACGCGGACATAATAGAGATCAAGGACGGCCGCCACCCCATACTGGAGCGGGCGGGGCTGGACGAGCGGTTCGTGCCAAACGACGCATTGCTCGACCGTGGCGATAACAGGCTTTCGATAATCACCGGGCCGAACATGGCCGGCAAATCAACGTTCATCCGGCAGGCGGCGCTCATATGCCTGATGGGGCAGATGGGCTCGTTCGTCCCGGCGGCGTCGGCGAAGATCGGCGTGTGCGACAGGATATTCACCAGGGTCGGCGCGCAGGACCATCTGCAACGGGGGCAGTCCACCTTCATGGTGGAGATGAATGAGACTGCGATGATATTGAACGGGGCGACGGCAAGGAGCCTTATCGTGCTCGACGAAATCGGGCGCGGCACATCCACGTTCGACGGCATATCAATCGCCTGGGCCGTGGCGGAGTATATACACAATGTGGGCGCACGCACCCTTTTCGCCACCCATTACCACGAACTTTCGGAACTGGCGGACTCGCTTTCCGGGGTCAGGAATTTGAGCGTGGCGGTGCGGGAATGGAACGATGAGATTATTTTTCTGCGCAAGATAATCGAGGGAGGGGCGGACAAAAGTTACGGCATCCAGGTGGCGCGCCTTGCGGGCCTTCCAAAGGAAGTGATCCAGCGCGCAGGTGAGATATTGACCCAGCTTGAAGCCAACGAGATTGACGCGAGCGGCCATCCGAAATTGAAGGCGAAGGAAGCCGAAGGAGGGCCGCTGTATCAGCTGAGCATGTTCGCCCCCGCCGCAAGCGAGGTGGAAGAAGAGCTGAAGAAACTGGACGTGAACGCCATGACCCCCATCGAGGCGCTCACGAAACTGGCGGAGTTGAAGAAGAAGGCGGGGGGATGAAATGATTTGCCATTAAGAGACCTGCATAAAGAATTTAATAGGTGGATGGCCAAGAAATTGTGCCAGAACCGGGCTTCCTGAACAGCGGACATTGTATTCATTTTGCAGGCCTCAATAAATGATTGATTTGTACATTAAAAAAGAGTTGAAAGTAAATATAATAATGCTATATATATAGCGACTATATGGCCTTATTAGAATGGCATATCCTGAGCGGGAGATTTTCATGGATGAGCTTCAAAACTTTAAACGCTGGATTAAGCTATTAACCGATTCGTCGATTTTAATAGACGATAGTGAGGCTAGTATATTGGCAGGTATTCTTAAAGAAAAATGGGACACGCGGATTGACT
Encoded here:
- a CDS encoding HDIG domain-containing protein — translated: MSPSGKIINIDAFKKKESGVKQPPSRMETSRWKSMLKRKGVFAAILAVMSAVAISLLMAPGRRASITIPPVNSIAQYNIKAPEDMLIEDKESTEKNRRQAGETTMDVYDFDGAAEKNVANRVKGAFDFMAASYSARLGQAYQDAMAMVEVYDEYGRLAADRKKMGSATRDKRYADARSAMARFEQEADFARLEKEFAEKLGVELDHKELEIARQYHYWPMIGNEIAALAGPSLAKGIVARKGQMPISSVKGITLRDTSSGSERTMHNFDDIYDMPGAIKRIRDDAGARPVAGRPAMRKMAAHLAQKLIQPNVNFNMKETDLRRDLAASEAKPVYYRLQRGEMIVREGERVTQNHVDKLAAVAGSQESRGRFKAFFGLLMVNLLLMTMSAFFLKKFHEDIAGYPRLQVMMAALIASHLAILWVSSQVFTMFLPQTPRIDLSTYMLAAPLAFGPMIVSIYFTSELTVLFSVAAAAFTLIMFRGMPTLALLTIAGGLVCAHQVRGYSRRASVLKAGLVVAMVNFIIVLAIDMTGQRLSLDDRLADLVFAVAGGAMASLLVSGGLPVIESVFPVVSDIKLLEIANLNHPLLRRMILEAPGTYHHCMMVGNLAEEACKTIGANALLARAGALFHDIGKMKMPEYFVENQRDGVNPHDKLTPYMSTLIVTNHIKEGMELARQNRLLPQVAAMIPEHHGTQLVRYFYAKAKEAEDSTRDQVKEVDFRYPGPIPSSKESAIVALADSIEAAARACAEPTPGTLKSIVTEVINDKFIQGQLDNSHLTLKDLAEIAHSFVHVLAAIHHHRIRYPEMPVERDRRQANADTDSPAIEKGA
- the ybeY gene encoding rRNA maturation RNase YbeY encodes the protein MRTRILRRSKKGPDARALRGAAAVILESLELGNTELSVLVTGDKEMWGLNLRYRGKDKPTDVLSFSQTEGEFGDIEPGVLGDVVISVDTAQRQADEKGHSLQREMDILLIHGILHLAGYDHEKGRSEAAKMKAKEKQLLAALEKKAV
- a CDS encoding carbonic anhydrase, coding for MPAFLLNRGLLAIAIMSIAATGAWADSAPSPDGALMLLKEGNDRYVSGKSTHPRQDAARRGEVAKGQNPFAVILSCSDSREPVELIFDQGIGDLFIVRIAGNVADTDEIGSIEYGAGHLKSPLVVVLGHTKCGAVTAVVKGEKVHGSIPKLVDNIIPAAKKAKAAKLDAKSTDEVVAEAIKTNVFQSIEDLLKKSGEVAELMKKGELKVIGAVYDIESGKIEWLGPHPEQARFLTQGRKESGKGHAEH
- a CDS encoding HIT domain-containing protein, producing the protein MSEEKPLWAPWRIEYILGEKPQGCVFCQMPKDNDDKGHRILHRGNTCYLILNIYPYNNGHLMIVPFRHMCDYTGLTDEELAESAELTRLGMQILNEAMKPDGFNVGINQGKAAGAGIDEHLHIHIVPRWNGDNNFMPVIGQTKVIPQHLTETYGILAAALRRK
- the mutS gene encoding DNA mismatch repair protein MutS → MSIQTPMMRQYMAMKKEHPDAILFFRMGDFYEMFGEDAVVASKAMNIALTSRDKGAENQTPMCGVPFHAVETYLARMIKQGFKVAICEQMEDPKLAKGIVKREVIRVVTPGAVVEPSMLDDRSHNFLAAVAPSKRGFGLAAADLSTGLLRVCEFAGEAALADFLNELDRIEPRQIIVPDNLDEAHPPLFKALSAYGKTLDKVDGWIFGYETARQSLLEQLKVLSLDGFGLEGMDLAIMAGGAAAHYLRDTQKGAVKSINRVVIHNPTGLMTLDPATRRNLELTKNLMDGGRSGSLLGLLDDTMTPMGGRILKEWILKPLLSVEAIRERHATVRRFFSDTALADSARFALSGMGDLERTAGRVALPICSPRDLLALGQSLAKLPALREAVWRVDTAIGDAWRALWDDVADLRDLLERAMSPDAPAAARDGGFIKHGYNERLDDLKSIQTDSRRTLLKLEEEEKARSGIANVKIKYNKVFGYFIEAPRRLADNVPSDWMRKQSVSNAERFISPKLKELEDAILNAEERALSLELELFEDLKARTVEQIHRAQTMAAVAGEVDTLAALGHVARRNGYTEPEVDDADIIEIKDGRHPILERAGLDERFVPNDALLDRGDNRLSIITGPNMAGKSTFIRQAALICLMGQMGSFVPAASAKIGVCDRIFTRVGAQDHLQRGQSTFMVEMNETAMILNGATARSLIVLDEIGRGTSTFDGISIAWAVAEYIHNVGARTLFATHYHELSELADSLSGVRNLSVAVREWNDEIIFLRKIIEGGADKSYGIQVARLAGLPKEVIQRAGEILTQLEANEIDASGHPKLKAKEAEGGPLYQLSMFAPAASEVEEELKKLDVNAMTPIEALTKLAELKKKAGG